GGCAACGCTGTACATTGGGCGATTACGTTGACTTAAACAGACTTGTTGATCGGCACCATTTGTCTGTTCAACTTTTCTGACAACAACGAAAAGTGCGAGATCGGCTACGAACTGCTGCCAGGTTCCCTGACCTTCTCCACGATCTTTCTGCGGATGTCGCCGGGCTTCAATACATAATCGGGATGATCATTGGCGATCAGCGTATGAGGCATCCTCGGAAATGCCGCTGTTTCCGGGTCCTGGACGATAACAATGCCACCGGCTTTCTCTATGGCGTAGGCGCCTGAAAGTCCGTCGGTGCCGGAACCGGAAAGGATAATGCCGATAGACTTTTCTTTCGCATGCTCCGCAAGACTGTGGAATAGTACATCTATACTATGGTTCACGATATCTTCCGGTGACCGTTCTTCGATCATCACCAGCCGGTCCCTGACTTTCAGTTGGTGGCCGTAAGCCGGTACGTATACAGTCCCGGGTTCCAGGTACTCCGTGGTTTCCACTGCCACAACCTTGATATCTGCCCGCCGTTCCAGGATATGCGCCAGGTTACTTTCTACATTCCTGAGGATGTGATGCATCACAATAATCGCTGCCGGCAAATCTTTAGGTAGCTGGCTGATGATTTCCACCAAGGGCTCCAGGCCACCGGCAGAGCAGCCGATAGCAATCACATAAAAGTCTGACTCGTTGATCATAAAAAGTACGGGTTCCTTACAATCCAGGGAATTGACAACATGTATGCCACTCGCATGTATGGCTGGGCACGTTATTTGGAATACTGAAGCCTCAAATCCTTTTTGTGTATAAAGATCACACCCCGAATTTGGCGATCATCGGTGGAGGGCCTGGTGGCCTGTTCATGTTTAAACGACTACTGGAGCAAGATGAAAAGAATTGGACGATTACCATTTTCGAAAAGAATGACTGCCTGGGTGCAGGAATGCCTTACAGTAAAGACGGCGCCTGCCTGGAGCATGTGACCAACGTATCCGGCAACGAGATCCCGGAAATCGTAGTAGGGTTGGCAGATTGGGTCAAAACACAGCCTGCCGCATTCCTGAAAAGTTACGGTATAGACGCAGATAAGTTTCACGAATACAAGGTCGTGCCACGGCTGCTGTTTGGCGCTTATCTCAGCGACCAGTTTAAACGCCTGAAACAACGTGCCGTCGATGCAGGCATCAAGGTGACTTGCCACTTCGGGACGGAGGTGACGGACATTATCGACGAGCCGGAAGGCCGCACAGTTACGGTTTGTACGGCGGATAAGTCTTATACGTTTGACAGTGTCATTATTGCTACAGGGCATTTCTGGCCGCGGATACATGAAAACGAGGTAAAGGGATACTTCGACTCACCGTATCCGCCTTCCAAGCTCGATTTTACGGTGAATGGCCCGGTGGCGATCAAAGGTGCGTCGCTCACCGCTATAGATGCTATTCGTACGTTGGCCCGCAACCACGGACACTTCCAATCCAATGATGACGGCCGGTTGCAGTATACGCTGAAAACGGATCATCCGGACTTTAATATCGTTATGCATTCGCGCAATGGCTTGTTACCTGCGGTACGGTTTCACCTGGAAGATAGTACGATGGGACGGAGTACGGTGTTGACGCGCGACGAGGTGGTGGCCAACCAGGAAGAAAACGGTGGTTTTCTGTCGCTGGACTATGTCTTCGAAAAGACCTTCAAAGCGCCACTCCGTGAGCGCCATCCGGCGTTTTACCAGGAAATCCACGATATGGGGATCGAAGCATTTGTCGACAGGATGATGACGATGCGCGAAAATATTCCTCCGTTCGATCTGTTTAAGGCGGAATATGTGGAGGCGGAAAAATCCATCCGCAGGCAACAACCCGTACACTGGAAGGAAATGCTGGCGGTACTGAGCTTTACGATGAACTTCCCCGCTAAATATTTTTCGGCAGAAGATATGTTACGCCTGCAAAAAACACTGATGCCGCTCATCTCATTGGTGATCGCTTTTGTACCACAAAGTTCAGCTGCCGAAATGATCGCACTTTATGAGGCAGGAATATTGCAGTTACAAAGTGTCGGTGATAATAGCCACGTAGAACCGCAGCAGGAGGGAGGTGTTATTTACTCCATTTGGGATGATGCGGGCGAAGAACGCAACACTTCGTACCCGTATTTCATCGATTGTACAGGCCAGCCGCATCTGAAATTCGAGGACTTTCCGTTCAAAGGTCTTCACAGTGGCAGTATCAGTCCTGCAAAAGTGAAGTTTGCGGACCAGGCAAAAGGCGAAGCGGCGTATAAGGATGGGGATCCCAGGGTGAGTAAGGATGCCGCAGGCAATTACTACCTCAGTGTGGGTGGGATCGCGATCAACGATCATTTCCAGATTGTGGATCAGTATAATGCTTATAACGAGCGCATTTACGTGATGGCTGTACCCTTTATGAGCGGATTTAACCCGGACTACTCAGGACTCGATTTTTGTGAAGCCGCGTCGGCAGCCATTGCAACAGCGCTGTGTATATCCGCGACAAAGTAATTTTTCCATTAACCATATAACAAAACAATCATGAGTATTACATCCAAAACAATCGGAACCCTGAATGATCTCATCGAACTGAATAATGACCGCATCGCCGGTTTTGAAAAAGCGATGTCAGACATTAACCAGGAAAATGTGGACCTGAAAGAGTTATTTCAAAAGTTTGCCGCTGACAGCCGCAAATTCTCACAGGAACTGACAGCCATTGTTGCTACCCAGGGTGGCGAGCCTGAAACGGGCAATTCTGCGTCCGGCACCTTACACCGTGTGTGGATCGACGTAAAGGCGATCTTCGGTGGCTCCGACCGCAAAAGTATTCTCGCCGAAGCAGAGCGTGGTGAAGACGCGATTAAAAAGGCTTACCAGGATGCGTTGATCGACGGCGAATTGTCCGGAAATGCATTAGAAACGGTGCGGGAGCAATCCACTGCCATCACTGCAGGCCACGATGCGATCAAGGCGCTGCGGGATGCGCATAAATAAGTCTGCGACACATGACATCCGGGCTCCTAAGCCTGGGAACTATTTAAATGACGAAAGGGGCAGTGTTGTACGCTGCCCTTTTCGTTATTGGGGCCTGGCTGATTGCCGGCTTCCAGGTTAAAGGTGAATAACCCGTGGTTAAACCCCGACTTTCAGCAACATACCAGCTGTACTAAATTCCTGCCCCGGTTAAAAAAACACTATATTCGATCTACAAAATCACCTATGTTAAAAACCACGGCCGTTTTCCTTATACTGCTGCTCTTTTCTGCAACCAGCTACGTTTCAGCCCAATCTCACATTGGTACCACCGGTTCTTTCTGCAGGTATGCCAAAAATAGTCTTCGGGATAGAAATATCTACAGGGAGGGCCATACCCAATGCCCCGCCTGTGATCTGGAAGACGAAAAAGAAGAGGTTGCCAGAAGAGCGGAGGATAAACGCCGGCAGGATGTGAAAAATGCTGCAATCGCCGCACAGCGGCTGGCAGAAAAAAAGGCACAGGAAGAACTTCTGAAAAAGAAGCGGGAAGCAGATAAGGGCGTAACTGAAGTCGCTGTAACCATGCCCGCTGATAAAAAAACGGTAAATAATGCTGTAGCTGCCAGTCCTGCAGTGGGGGACGGGATGTTAGCCGGTTACTTTTATGACGAAGCAGCCACAAATAACCAGTCGCTCGGCCACATGATCTTCCATATAAACCAGGGCGAAAGAAACAACCAGACGTATAAATTATACAGTGATGTCAATTATTTCGTACTGAACAACAAACGGATACTCGATAACAATGAATTTAAAGCGTGCATAGGGGTCAGGAGGTTGTCGGATAAAGACCAGGGTAATGCGTATCAATTTCCAGCCGGCGTCGGTATCGTTATTTTAAATGAAATCAACGGGGAGCACGTGATTGCAGACCTGGTAGACGTTACGGGAAAGAGGTTGCTGAAAGACGACAATATATCCACGATCGTTCATTTTTACGGCGACTACTTTATCCTGCTGGAAGGGAAGGTTTTTACCCCCGGCAGTTATCCTCATGCTTCTTTCCAGTTTGACGATGGCGTGATATATAATTATAAAACAAAACAACGGCATCCACTGGCCCGGTACAGTGAAACCCGGGTGAGCGTTGGATGGCATGTGAATGCGACTTATCTCCCCAAAAACAAACTCCGTGATAAATCTACTTATAACGCCTTTTTGGAAGTGCACACAGGCTGGAATACCTCTTCGATATATTATATCACCAATGAGGGCAAAGTAGCATCCGATGCTATTCATTAGAAATTTAAAACACGGAAAGTTGAAACATTTTCTTTTTCTCCCGATACTGCTGATCAATATTGTTACCGTACAGGCGCAAAAGTTAGCCTACGAGCGGGCAGACTATTACTCAAAGGCGTTAAGCGGCTATCAGCTGGCGGGCAGCAACGGCTCTTATACGATCCAGGGTGTGAAGTATTCATTCGCCTTTCCTGAAGCCAGTTTCAGGATCACCTTCTATAACCAGATGGCTGCGCTCGCCACTTACTATAGTACGGGAAATAAGGAGATGCTTGTCCTTGTTGATAGCATCGACATGGCCAAAGTAAAAGGAATTACCTACCATAAAGTGGGCGACGAAGTGGTGGACGTCAGACTACACTTAAAAGGCAGCGCGCCGGCTTTCTTCCGGGAGATTTTAGATGGGAAGGAAATATCCCGCACAAAAGTGGATG
This genomic interval from Chitinophaga horti contains the following:
- a CDS encoding FAD/NAD(P)-binding protein, which translates into the protein MYKDHTPNLAIIGGGPGGLFMFKRLLEQDEKNWTITIFEKNDCLGAGMPYSKDGACLEHVTNVSGNEIPEIVVGLADWVKTQPAAFLKSYGIDADKFHEYKVVPRLLFGAYLSDQFKRLKQRAVDAGIKVTCHFGTEVTDIIDEPEGRTVTVCTADKSYTFDSVIIATGHFWPRIHENEVKGYFDSPYPPSKLDFTVNGPVAIKGASLTAIDAIRTLARNHGHFQSNDDGRLQYTLKTDHPDFNIVMHSRNGLLPAVRFHLEDSTMGRSTVLTRDEVVANQEENGGFLSLDYVFEKTFKAPLRERHPAFYQEIHDMGIEAFVDRMMTMRENIPPFDLFKAEYVEAEKSIRRQQPVHWKEMLAVLSFTMNFPAKYFSAEDMLRLQKTLMPLISLVIAFVPQSSAAEMIALYEAGILQLQSVGDNSHVEPQQEGGVIYSIWDDAGEERNTSYPYFIDCTGQPHLKFEDFPFKGLHSGSISPAKVKFADQAKGEAAYKDGDPRVSKDAAGNYYLSVGGIAINDHFQIVDQYNAYNERIYVMAVPFMSGFNPDYSGLDFCEAASAAIATALCISATK
- a CDS encoding cell envelope integrity protein TolA → MLKTTAVFLILLLFSATSYVSAQSHIGTTGSFCRYAKNSLRDRNIYREGHTQCPACDLEDEKEEVARRAEDKRRQDVKNAAIAAQRLAEKKAQEELLKKKREADKGVTEVAVTMPADKKTVNNAVAASPAVGDGMLAGYFYDEAATNNQSLGHMIFHINQGERNNQTYKLYSDVNYFVLNNKRILDNNEFKACIGVRRLSDKDQGNAYQFPAGVGIVILNEINGEHVIADLVDVTGKRLLKDDNISTIVHFYGDYFILLEGKVFTPGSYPHASFQFDDGVIYNYKTKQRHPLARYSETRVSVGWHVNATYLPKNKLRDKSTYNAFLEVHTGWNTSSIYYITNEGKVASDAIH
- a CDS encoding ferritin-like domain-containing protein codes for the protein MSITSKTIGTLNDLIELNNDRIAGFEKAMSDINQENVDLKELFQKFAADSRKFSQELTAIVATQGGEPETGNSASGTLHRVWIDVKAIFGGSDRKSILAEAERGEDAIKKAYQDALIDGELSGNALETVREQSTAITAGHDAIKALRDAHK
- a CDS encoding chemotaxis protein CheB is translated as MINESDFYVIAIGCSAGGLEPLVEIISQLPKDLPAAIIVMHHILRNVESNLAHILERRADIKVVAVETTEYLEPGTVYVPAYGHQLKVRDRLVMIEERSPEDIVNHSIDVLFHSLAEHAKEKSIGIILSGSGTDGLSGAYAIEKAGGIVIVQDPETAAFPRMPHTLIANDHPDYVLKPGDIRRKIVEKVREPGSSS